The genomic DNA GAGCAAGGCATTCGCGAAGCTCGCGGAAAAGGCGGGTAAGGGCGAACGCTTTACGGTGGAGAAATCCATCAGCCTTTCAGCTTCCGCCGCGGATGCTTACCGCTTCTGGCGCAATTTCGAAAACCTGCCCCGGGTAATGCGCCATCTGAAATCCGTTCGTACCATCGACGAGCGCCGCTCGCATTGGGTGGCGACGGCGCCGGCAGGCTTGGACATCGAGTGGGACGCCGAGATCACCGATGAGCGCCAGGATCGCAAAATCGCCTGGCGTTCGCTGGAGAACGCCGACATCGAAACCAAAGGCGTGGTGCTCTTCGAACCCGTCCAGGACGGCAATGCCACCGAGTTGCGGGTTTACCTGGAATACGCGCC from Fibrobacterota bacterium includes the following:
- a CDS encoding SRPBCC family protein → MNVSIPERWISAVIGGALIAYGIRRRSWTGGLLALAGGNLLLRGALGRSFLYRALGIDTSKAFAKLAEKAGKGERFTVEKSISLSASAADAYRFWRNFENLPRVMRHLKSVRTIDERRSHWVATAPAGLDIEWDAEITDERQDRKIAWRSLENADIETKGVVLFEPVQDGNATELRVYLEYAPPGGKAGKAFAKFFGKDPAKMVDEDLRRFKSLIESGEPVLDRNARG